A region of Streptomyces deccanensis DNA encodes the following proteins:
- a CDS encoding alkaline phosphatase D family protein, translating into MTSRRSHSSPDSPTRPTSSSAPSRRTVVKAATAGAVLAAPLAAAIPARAAEAPAFLHGVASGDPLPDGVLLWTRVTPTAAALPGSGVGPDVEVGWTVALDKAFTRVVAKGSTTASASSDHTVKADVRGLAPATDYWFRFSADGTDSPVARTRTAPAADASVTGLRFGVVSCANWEGGHFAAYRHLAARGDLDAWLHLGDYIYEYGTGEYGTRDRVVRPHAPTHEIRSLADYRVRHARYKTDPDLQALQAAAPVVAIWDDHEIANDAWSSGAENHTEGTEGTWAARQSAAKQAYFEWMPVRPAVAGTTYRRLRFGKLVDLSLLDLRSFRSQQVGIGDGEVDDPDRTLTGRAQLDWLKAGLKSSDTTWRLVGNSVMIAPFALGNLTADLFEPLAELLGLPKEGLALNPDQWDGYTDDRRELLAHLRANAIRNTVFLTGDIHMAWANDVPVNAGTYPLSASAATEFVVTSVTSDNLDDLVKVPEGTVSAVASPLIRAANRHVHWVDTDRHGYGVLDITAARAQMDFYVLSDRTKADATSSWARSYRTRSGTQKVERTYDPV; encoded by the coding sequence GTGACCAGTCGCAGATCTCACTCCAGCCCCGACTCCCCGACCAGACCCACGAGTTCGTCCGCCCCGAGCCGCCGTACGGTGGTCAAGGCGGCCACGGCCGGCGCCGTCCTCGCGGCGCCGCTGGCGGCCGCGATCCCGGCGCGCGCGGCCGAGGCCCCCGCCTTCCTGCACGGCGTGGCCTCCGGTGACCCGCTGCCCGACGGTGTCCTGCTGTGGACCCGGGTGACGCCCACCGCCGCCGCGCTGCCCGGCTCCGGTGTCGGCCCGGACGTCGAGGTCGGCTGGACCGTCGCCCTGGACAAGGCGTTCACCCGTGTCGTCGCCAAGGGTTCGACGACGGCGAGCGCGTCGTCCGACCACACCGTCAAGGCGGACGTACGCGGCCTCGCGCCCGCCACGGACTACTGGTTCCGTTTCTCGGCCGACGGCACCGACTCCCCCGTCGCGCGCACCCGTACCGCCCCCGCCGCCGACGCGTCCGTCACCGGCCTGCGCTTCGGCGTGGTGTCCTGCGCCAACTGGGAGGGCGGCCACTTCGCGGCCTACCGGCATCTCGCCGCACGCGGCGACCTGGACGCGTGGCTGCACCTCGGCGACTACATCTACGAGTACGGCACCGGCGAGTACGGCACCCGCGACCGGGTCGTACGCCCGCACGCGCCGACCCACGAGATCCGCTCCCTCGCCGACTACCGCGTCCGGCACGCCCGTTACAAGACCGACCCGGACCTCCAGGCCCTGCAAGCGGCCGCGCCGGTCGTCGCCATCTGGGACGACCACGAGATCGCCAACGACGCCTGGTCGAGCGGCGCCGAGAACCACACCGAGGGCACGGAGGGCACCTGGGCGGCCCGTCAGTCGGCGGCCAAGCAGGCCTACTTCGAGTGGATGCCGGTGCGCCCGGCGGTCGCGGGCACCACCTACCGACGGCTGCGCTTCGGCAAGCTCGTCGACCTCTCGCTCCTCGACCTGCGTTCCTTCCGCTCGCAGCAGGTGGGCATAGGCGACGGCGAGGTCGACGACCCGGACCGCACGCTGACGGGCCGGGCCCAGCTCGACTGGCTGAAGGCCGGGCTGAAGTCCTCCGACACGACCTGGCGACTGGTCGGAAACTCGGTGATGATCGCCCCGTTCGCCCTCGGCAACCTCACCGCCGACCTCTTCGAACCCCTCGCCGAACTCCTCGGTCTGCCGAAGGAGGGTCTCGCCCTCAACCCCGACCAGTGGGACGGCTACACCGACGACCGCCGCGAACTCCTCGCCCATCTGCGGGCGAACGCGATCCGCAACACGGTCTTCCTCACCGGCGACATCCACATGGCCTGGGCCAACGACGTGCCGGTCAACGCCGGCACGTACCCGCTGTCGGCCTCCGCCGCCACCGAGTTCGTGGTCACGTCGGTCACCTCCGACAACCTGGACGACCTGGTCAAGGTCCCGGAGGGCACGGTCTCCGCGGTGGCCTCCCCGCTGATCCGCGCCGCGAACCGGCACGTCCACTGGGTCGACACCGACCGGCACGGCTACGGCGTCCTGGACATCACCGCCGCGCGGGCGCAGATGGACTTCTACGTCCTGTCCGACCGTACGAAGGCCGACGCGACCTCGTCCTGGGCGCGCTCCTACCGGACGCGGAGCGGGACGCAGAAGGTGGAGCGGACGTACGACCCGGTGTGA
- a CDS encoding dienelactone hydrolase family protein, whose protein sequence is MTSAALWVGAPGSGGGRVVGPGWHHGPMNIVLFHSTYGLRPAVRQAADRLRAAGHEVWTPDLFDGRTFDTVEDGRALNEELGREELLKRAVLAAAPYSERGLVYAGFSLGAAVAQTLALGDKNARGLLLLHGTSDIAATASVDDLPVQLHVAEPDPFEPDDWLSAWYLQMRKAGADVEVYRYAGAGHLYTDPDLPDYDEEAAEATWQVALGFLETL, encoded by the coding sequence GTGACTTCGGCCGCGCTCTGGGTAGGGGCGCCGGGATCGGGCGGCGGACGCGTTGTCGGACCCGGCTGGCACCATGGCCCCATGAACATCGTGCTCTTCCACTCGACCTACGGTCTGCGGCCCGCCGTACGCCAGGCCGCGGACCGGCTGCGCGCCGCCGGACACGAGGTGTGGACCCCCGACCTCTTCGACGGCAGGACGTTCGACACGGTCGAGGACGGCAGGGCCCTCAACGAGGAGCTGGGCCGTGAGGAGCTCCTCAAGCGGGCGGTCCTGGCCGCCGCGCCCTACTCGGAGCGAGGGCTCGTCTACGCCGGGTTCTCGCTCGGTGCCGCCGTCGCGCAGACCCTCGCCCTGGGCGACAAGAACGCCCGCGGGCTGCTGCTCCTGCACGGTACGTCGGACATCGCCGCCACCGCCTCCGTGGACGACCTGCCCGTCCAACTGCACGTCGCCGAGCCCGACCCCTTCGAGCCCGACGACTGGCTGAGCGCCTGGTACCTGCAGATGCGCAAGGCCGGCGCCGACGTCGAGGTCTACAGATACGCCGGTGCCGGCCACCTCTACACCGACCCCGACCTCCCCGACTACGACGAGGAGGCCGCCGAGGCCACCTGGCAGGTGGCGCTCGGCTTCCTCGAAACCCTGTGA
- a CDS encoding mechanosensitive ion channel family protein, with protein sequence MENLLRPLIVIGGSVVLTLLIGWTTDLLLRKADQQHHETPLWGLLRRGRIPYQLVLCAAFLRASYDEAQLLEQHRTAVGRTLTLVLIGATAWLVIRIVAAIVETTYSRYARAHRDPARVRRVRTQVTLIMRVVAAIVGVVAVASMLLTFPAMRAAGTSLLASAGLLGIVAGIAAQSTLSNLFAGLQIAFGDLVRLGDVVVVEGEWGTVDEITLTFLTVRTWDERRITMPVSYFTSKPFENWSRGGAQMTGTIFLHVDHAAPLPALRDKLRDILRSCPAWDGRHYDLTVTDSTPSTMEVRALVTAKDPDDLWTVRVAVREQLIQWLTETHPYALPRVNTADAVLPPTHPNSHNGDATPLRTNRSRVHEPPRAPDRG encoded by the coding sequence ATGGAGAACCTACTCCGCCCATTGATCGTCATCGGTGGCTCGGTCGTCCTCACGCTGCTCATCGGCTGGACGACCGATCTGCTGCTGCGCAAGGCGGACCAGCAGCACCACGAGACACCTCTGTGGGGCCTGCTGCGCCGCGGCCGCATCCCCTACCAGCTGGTCCTGTGCGCGGCCTTCCTCAGAGCGTCGTACGACGAGGCGCAACTGCTGGAACAGCACCGCACGGCGGTCGGCCGCACCCTCACGCTGGTGCTGATCGGCGCGACGGCCTGGCTGGTGATCCGGATCGTGGCGGCGATAGTCGAGACGACGTACAGCCGTTACGCCCGCGCCCACCGCGATCCGGCCCGCGTGCGCCGAGTCCGCACCCAGGTGACGCTGATCATGCGAGTGGTCGCGGCGATCGTCGGTGTGGTGGCGGTGGCCTCGATGCTGCTGACCTTCCCGGCGATGCGCGCGGCCGGCACCTCGCTGCTGGCCTCGGCCGGACTTCTGGGCATCGTCGCCGGTATCGCCGCGCAGTCCACGCTGAGCAACCTCTTCGCCGGCCTGCAGATCGCCTTCGGCGACTTGGTCCGCCTCGGCGACGTGGTCGTGGTGGAGGGCGAGTGGGGCACGGTCGACGAGATCACCCTCACGTTCCTGACGGTCCGGACCTGGGACGAACGCCGGATCACGATGCCGGTGTCGTACTTCACATCGAAGCCGTTCGAGAACTGGTCGCGGGGCGGCGCCCAGATGACCGGCACGATCTTTCTGCACGTCGACCACGCCGCGCCGCTGCCCGCGTTGCGCGACAAACTCCGCGACATCCTGCGTTCCTGCCCCGCCTGGGACGGCCGGCACTACGACCTGACGGTCACCGACTCGACCCCCTCCACCATGGAGGTGCGCGCGCTGGTGACCGCCAAGGACCCGGACGACCTGTGGACCGTCCGCGTCGCCGTCCGCGAACAGCTCATCCAGTGGCTCACCGAGACCCACCCGTACGCCCTCCCCCGCGTCAACACCGCCGACGCGGTCCTCCCCCCGACCCACCCCAACTCCCACAACGGCGACGCCACACCCCTACGCACCAACCGAAGCCGCGTCCACGAGCCCCCGAGGGCCCCGGACCGAGGCTGA
- a CDS encoding SDR family NAD(P)-dependent oxidoreductase, with amino-acid sequence MARNVVISGGGTGIGRAAAEVFAADGDRVLLLGRRAEVLEKAGVAGAVTYAADLADPGSVRGVAEFVAGEFGTVDVLIHSAGGNGGLEPGVDGGDPLDAVAHAWGVNFRLNTLTAVLLTEALRGRLASPGGRVLFLSSIAAYRGSGSGAYAGSKAALHPYAFDLAREFGPRGITVNVVAPGYVEDTEFFGGQVEEARRARLVAETSTGRAGTPADVADTLHWLASPGAGHVTAQIVQVNGGAERGR; translated from the coding sequence ATGGCTCGCAATGTGGTGATCAGCGGTGGTGGGACGGGGATCGGGCGCGCGGCCGCGGAGGTGTTCGCGGCGGACGGGGACCGGGTGTTGCTCCTCGGGCGACGGGCGGAGGTGCTGGAGAAGGCGGGGGTGGCCGGGGCGGTGACGTATGCGGCCGATCTCGCAGATCCGGGGAGCGTGCGCGGGGTCGCCGAGTTCGTGGCGGGGGAGTTCGGGACCGTGGATGTGTTGATCCACAGTGCCGGGGGGAACGGTGGGCTGGAGCCCGGGGTGGACGGGGGCGATCCGCTCGACGCCGTCGCGCATGCCTGGGGCGTCAACTTCCGGTTGAACACGCTGACCGCCGTCCTGCTCACCGAGGCGTTGCGGGGCCGGTTGGCCTCGCCGGGTGGGCGGGTGCTCTTCCTGTCGTCGATCGCGGCGTATCGGGGGTCAGGGAGTGGGGCGTACGCCGGGTCCAAGGCGGCGCTGCATCCGTACGCCTTCGATCTCGCGCGGGAGTTCGGGCCGCGCGGCATCACGGTGAACGTCGTGGCGCCCGGCTATGTGGAGGACACCGAGTTCTTCGGCGGTCAGGTGGAGGAGGCGCGGCGGGCCCGGCTCGTCGCGGAGACCTCGACGGGCCGGGCCGGTACGCCCGCGGACGTCGCCGACACGCTGCACTGGCTCGCCTCACCCGGCGCCGGACATGTGACCGCGCAGATCGTCCAGGTCAACGGAGGCGCCGAGCGCGGGCGCTGA
- a CDS encoding Na+/H+ antiporter, translating into MDQLALFFVLLVGAVVSVPVGERLKLPAPVLMTLLGISLALPGFVPNVEIPPEFILPLLLPPLLYAAVRRTSWRQFTANRRPIFLLAVALVFVTTAAVAAVANAIVPGLPLAAAVALGALVAPPDPVAATAVAGQLGLPRRLVSILEGEGLFNDVTAIVLYHVAIAAAVSGSFSWSSAALQLVLSAVVALAVGIGLGWAANKLMDFLEDATLQIGLTLLVPYASYVMAEELHGSGVLAVLTTALFLAEYALGADDVMTRLAGHTVWDVVDTLVTGVAFGLIGLELHNAIRTASGRWGEMLGWAAAVVVVVVFVRLVWLLPATWLARRLHAKRDYDEEIPMSWRETVVMWWSGMRGVASVALALAIPLETDSGAPFPNRDEIVFIAFGVIMATLVLQGLTLPWLVRRLGVRADEGAEKEFEKVLAVRAAKAAKRRLKEIEEVEELPEEMSERLLRRAFEIGVRISPEVGEDERREGHEQRVRRLRRMRRIQGEMLSAARHEVLAARSEPGANPEVVDRVLRHLDVRSLR; encoded by the coding sequence ATGGATCAGTTGGCCCTGTTTTTCGTCCTGCTGGTCGGCGCCGTGGTCAGTGTGCCGGTGGGGGAGCGGCTGAAGCTGCCGGCGCCGGTGCTGATGACGCTGCTGGGCATCTCCCTGGCCCTGCCCGGGTTCGTGCCCAATGTGGAGATCCCGCCGGAGTTCATCCTGCCGCTGCTGCTGCCCCCGCTGCTGTACGCGGCGGTGCGGCGGACGTCCTGGCGGCAGTTCACCGCCAACCGGCGACCGATCTTCCTGCTGGCCGTCGCGCTGGTGTTCGTGACCACCGCCGCGGTGGCCGCCGTGGCGAACGCGATCGTGCCCGGACTGCCCCTGGCGGCGGCCGTGGCGCTCGGCGCCCTCGTCGCGCCGCCCGACCCGGTGGCGGCGACCGCCGTGGCCGGGCAACTCGGGCTGCCGCGACGGCTGGTGTCGATACTGGAGGGCGAGGGCCTCTTCAACGACGTCACGGCCATCGTGCTGTACCACGTGGCCATCGCCGCCGCCGTCAGCGGATCGTTCTCCTGGTCGAGCGCCGCGCTGCAGCTCGTGCTGTCGGCCGTCGTCGCTCTCGCCGTGGGGATCGGGCTCGGCTGGGCCGCCAACAAGCTGATGGACTTCCTCGAGGACGCGACGCTGCAGATCGGGCTGACGCTGCTGGTGCCGTACGCGTCGTACGTGATGGCCGAGGAGCTCCACGGGTCCGGGGTGCTCGCCGTGCTCACCACCGCGTTGTTCCTCGCGGAGTACGCGCTCGGGGCGGACGATGTCATGACGCGGCTCGCCGGGCACACCGTCTGGGACGTCGTGGACACGCTGGTCACCGGGGTCGCCTTCGGGCTGATCGGGCTGGAGCTGCACAACGCGATCCGTACGGCGTCCGGGCGGTGGGGCGAGATGCTCGGCTGGGCGGCGGCCGTCGTGGTCGTCGTCGTGTTCGTACGGCTGGTGTGGTTGCTGCCGGCGACGTGGCTGGCGCGCCGGTTGCACGCGAAGCGGGACTACGACGAGGAGATCCCGATGTCGTGGCGCGAGACCGTGGTGATGTGGTGGTCGGGGATGCGCGGGGTGGCCTCCGTTGCGTTGGCGCTGGCGATTCCGTTGGAGACGGACAGTGGGGCGCCGTTCCCGAACCGGGACGAGATCGTGTTCATCGCGTTCGGGGTGATCATGGCGACGCTGGTGCTGCAGGGGCTCACTCTGCCGTGGCTGGTGCGGCGGTTGGGGGTGCGGGCGGATGAGGGGGCCGAGAAGGAGTTCGAGAAGGTGCTGGCCGTGCGGGCGGCGAAGGCGGCGAAGCGGCGGCTGAAGGAGATCGAGGAGGTGGAGGAGCTGCCGGAGGAGATGTCCGAGCGGTTGTTGCGGCGGGCCTTCGAGATCGGGGTGCGGATCAGTCCGGAGGTGGGGGAGGACGAGCGGCGCGAGGGGCATGAACAGCGGGTGCGGCGGCTTCGTCGGATGCGGCGGATCCAGGGGGAGATGCTGAGTGCGGCGCGGCATGAGGTGCTGGCCGCGCGGAGTGAGCCGGGGGCGAATCCCGAGGTGGTGGATCGGGTGTTGCGGCATCTGGATGTGCGTAGCCTGCGGTGA
- a CDS encoding GNAT family N-acetyltransferase encodes MSPVPVSYEVRVADGPADREACFAVRKQVFVVEQGVPEDLEYDAYDAGAVHVLAVRDDGTPLGAGRLLYGEAAAGKTGGEPGVGSLGRLAVVAEARGLGVGVALVRAVEEAARERGLTAVDLGAQTHALGFYERLGYAAYGPEFLDAGIPHRAMRRRL; translated from the coding sequence GTGAGCCCCGTGCCGGTGTCCTACGAGGTGCGCGTCGCCGACGGTCCCGCTGACCGCGAGGCCTGTTTCGCGGTGCGCAAGCAGGTCTTCGTCGTCGAGCAGGGCGTGCCGGAGGACCTGGAGTACGACGCCTACGACGCCGGGGCCGTGCATGTGCTCGCCGTGCGGGACGACGGGACACCCCTCGGCGCCGGGCGGCTGTTGTACGGGGAGGCCGCCGCCGGCAAGACCGGTGGGGAGCCCGGTGTGGGGTCCCTGGGGCGGTTGGCCGTCGTGGCGGAGGCCCGGGGGCTGGGGGTCGGGGTCGCGCTGGTGCGGGCCGTCGAGGAGGCGGCACGGGAGCGCGGGTTGACCGCGGTCGACCTGGGGGCCCAGACACACGCGCTGGGTTTCTACGAGCGGCTGGGGTATGCGGCGTACGGACCGGAGTTCCTGGACGCGGGGATACCTCATCGCGCGATGCGGCGCAGGCTTTAG
- a CDS encoding RluA family pseudouridine synthase, with translation MSTIPEIRTLPVPDGLEGERVDAAISRMFGFSRTKAAELAAAGKVTVDGSVVGKSERVHGGAWLEVEMPQAPAPVQVVAEPVEGMEIVHDDDDVVVIVKPVGVAAHPSPGWSGPTVIGGLAAAGYRISTSGAAERQGIVHRLDVGTSGLMVVAKSEYAYTSLKRQFKERTVDKRYHALVQGHPDPTSGTIDAPIGRHPNHDYKWAVTAEGKPSVTHYDLIEAFRAASLLDIKLETGRTHQIRVHMSAHRHPCVGDLTYGADPTLAKRLGITRQWLQAVRLGFEHPGDGSWVEFECDYPADLQKALDKVREETYA, from the coding sequence GTGAGCACGATTCCCGAGATCCGTACCCTGCCCGTGCCCGACGGCCTGGAGGGCGAGCGTGTCGACGCCGCCATCTCCCGCATGTTCGGCTTCTCCCGCACCAAGGCGGCCGAGCTCGCCGCCGCGGGGAAGGTCACGGTCGACGGGTCGGTGGTCGGCAAGTCGGAGCGGGTGCACGGCGGGGCCTGGCTCGAGGTCGAGATGCCGCAGGCGCCCGCGCCGGTGCAGGTCGTGGCCGAGCCGGTCGAGGGCATGGAGATCGTGCACGACGACGATGACGTGGTCGTGATCGTCAAACCGGTCGGGGTGGCCGCCCACCCCAGCCCCGGCTGGTCCGGGCCGACCGTCATCGGCGGGCTCGCCGCCGCCGGGTACCGGATCTCGACCTCCGGCGCCGCCGAGCGCCAGGGCATCGTGCACCGGCTCGACGTGGGCACCTCGGGACTCATGGTGGTCGCCAAGTCGGAGTACGCGTACACGTCGCTGAAGCGCCAGTTCAAGGAGCGGACGGTCGACAAGCGGTACCACGCGCTGGTCCAGGGCCACCCCGATCCCACGAGCGGCACCATCGACGCGCCGATCGGGCGGCACCCGAACCACGACTACAAGTGGGCCGTCACCGCCGAGGGCAAGCCGTCGGTCACGCACTACGACCTCATCGAGGCGTTCCGGGCCGCGTCCCTGCTCGACATCAAGCTGGAGACCGGGCGCACCCATCAGATCCGCGTCCACATGTCGGCCCACCGGCACCCCTGCGTCGGCGACCTCACGTACGGCGCCGACCCGACGCTCGCCAAGCGGCTCGGGATCACCCGTCAGTGGCTGCAGGCCGTACGGCTCGGCTTCGAGCATCCCGGGGACGGCAGCTGGGTCGAGTTCGAGTGCGACTACCCGGCCGATCTGCAGAAGGCCCTGGACAAGGTCCGGGAGGAGACGTACGCGTGA
- the lspA gene encoding signal peptidase II: MAEAERIIGTPDIPDAAGADPEQSDGGEDAAAQRVEATTAQPRGRRRIAVLFGVAALAYALDLVSKMIVVAKLEHHEPIEIIGDWLKFEAIRNAGAAFGFGEAFTIIFTMIAAIVILVIARLARKLYSLPWAIALGLLLGGALGNLTDRIFRSPGVFEGAVVDFIAPKGFAVFNLADSAIVCGGILIVLLSFRGLDPDGTVHKD, from the coding sequence GTGGCAGAGGCGGAGCGCATCATCGGTACGCCGGACATTCCAGACGCGGCGGGGGCCGACCCGGAGCAGTCCGACGGCGGCGAGGACGCCGCGGCGCAGCGGGTCGAGGCGACCACCGCGCAGCCGCGCGGCAGGCGCCGGATCGCCGTGCTGTTCGGGGTCGCCGCGCTGGCGTACGCGCTCGACCTGGTCAGCAAGATGATCGTGGTGGCGAAGCTGGAGCACCACGAGCCGATCGAGATCATCGGGGACTGGCTGAAGTTCGAGGCGATCCGCAACGCGGGCGCGGCCTTCGGCTTCGGCGAGGCCTTCACGATCATCTTCACGATGATCGCGGCGATCGTGATCCTGGTGATCGCCCGGCTCGCCCGCAAGCTCTACAGCCTGCCCTGGGCGATCGCGCTCGGTCTGCTGCTCGGCGGCGCGCTGGGCAACCTCACCGACCGGATCTTCCGGTCGCCCGGCGTCTTCGAGGGCGCGGTCGTCGACTTCATCGCGCCGAAGGGCTTCGCGGTCTTCAACCTCGCGGATTCGGCCATCGTGTGCGGCGGCATCCTGATCGTGCTGCTGTCGTTCCGGGGGCTCGACCCGGACGGGACCGTTCACAAGGACTGA
- a CDS encoding TraR/DksA family transcriptional regulator has translation MVAKKTAVPRSASGRSTVASGGGDEGQKAAAVKAAGKKRVAKKAVAAKASATKAVANKAAAGRKAAAEKSVAEKSVAGKSPAGRSGGGKSGGGGSVGGGSAGGGSGVGKSAAKKATTARTTAKKSTSATKSTVKKAGAAEAAETTGATTVVAKNTPGTATAAKKKPTAVPKARPAAVEPGELAVRPGEDPWSPEEVTEARTELQSEAVRLRTELEASERALTGLMRDSGDGAGDDQADTGAKNITREHELSLAHNAREMLDQTERALDRLASGTYGLCENCGNPIGKARMQAFPRATLCVECKQKQERR, from the coding sequence ATGGTGGCGAAGAAGACGGCCGTACCGCGGTCGGCGTCCGGCAGATCCACGGTGGCCTCCGGTGGTGGGGACGAGGGGCAGAAGGCCGCGGCGGTGAAGGCGGCAGGCAAGAAGAGGGTGGCGAAGAAGGCGGTGGCCGCGAAGGCATCGGCCACGAAAGCGGTGGCGAATAAGGCGGCGGCGGGCAGGAAAGCCGCAGCTGAGAAGTCCGTCGCCGAGAAATCCGTCGCCGGGAAGTCTCCCGCCGGGAGGTCGGGCGGCGGCAAGTCGGGCGGCGGAGGGTCGGTCGGTGGCGGCTCGGCCGGTGGCGGGTCGGGCGTCGGGAAGAGCGCGGCCAAGAAGGCGACGACGGCCAGGACCACGGCCAAGAAGAGCACCTCTGCGACGAAGAGCACGGTCAAGAAGGCGGGCGCGGCCGAGGCCGCCGAGACGACGGGAGCCACGACGGTGGTTGCGAAGAACACTCCTGGTACGGCTACGGCGGCGAAGAAGAAGCCCACCGCCGTCCCCAAGGCACGGCCCGCCGCGGTGGAGCCCGGCGAGCTCGCGGTACGCCCCGGTGAGGACCCCTGGAGCCCCGAGGAGGTGACCGAGGCCCGGACGGAGCTGCAGTCCGAGGCGGTGCGGCTGAGGACCGAGCTGGAGGCCTCCGAGCGGGCCCTGACGGGGCTGATGCGGGACTCCGGGGACGGCGCCGGCGACGACCAGGCCGACACCGGGGCCAAGAACATCACGCGCGAGCACGAGCTGTCCCTCGCCCACAACGCGCGCGAGATGCTCGACCAGACGGAGCGCGCCCTGGACCGGCTCGCCTCGGGCACCTACGGACTCTGCGAGAACTGCGGCAATCCGATCGGAAAGGCGCGAATGCAGGCGTTCCCCCGAGCCACCCTGTGCGTCGAGTGCAAGCAGAAGCAGGAACGGCGCTAG